A DNA window from Zonotrichia albicollis isolate bZonAlb1 chromosome 2, bZonAlb1.hap1, whole genome shotgun sequence contains the following coding sequences:
- the PSMG1 gene encoding proteasome assembly chaperone 1, whose protein sequence is MATFFGEVVVAPSRAGLDEEEEAREETPEDREIRREIEKKREIQVLWSCAEESLVCSRFIVAIGRNAAAFLSSFILDSVCWEVIGVVKLWNEWCRTSSSTNVLPTDSFCLFYRLIADPTVLLCQCSCYVAEDQQFQWLEKVFGSMQKKGLKVTILSTCPVADYKTQESTLTLVSPFLKALKTKEFQEQVCCPLLEQPNIVRDLPAAVLSYCQVWGIPAVLYQCYTDVIKLDTVTIEAFKPLLSSELLKSLAKDASESTKVLKKFLTASESHNNIYI, encoded by the exons ATGGCGACCTTCTTCGGGGAGGTGGTGGTGGCCCCGTCCCGGGCCGGCctggacgaggaggaggaggcgcgggAGGAGACGCCCGAGGACCGCGAGATCCGCAGGGAGATCGAGAAAAAAAG GGAGATCCAAGTGCTGTGGAGCTGCGCCGAGGAGTCCCTGGTGTGCTCTAGGTTTATCGTGGCCATCGGCAGGAACGCTGCGG CTTTCCTGTCCTCTTTTATCCTGGATTCTGTGTGCTGGGAAGTGATTGGAGTTGTGAAGCTGTGGAATGAGTGGTGCAGAACATCCAGCAGCACAAATGTCCTCCCCACAGACTCTTTCTGTTTGTTCTACAGATTGATAGCAGACCCCACA gttttattgtGCCAGTGTAGTTGCTATGTGGCTGAGGATCAACAGTTCCAGTGGCTTGAGAAG GTTTTTGGCTCCATGCAGAAGAAAGGCTTGAAAGTCACCATCCTTTCCACGTGTCCTGTAGCTGATTATAAAACTCAGGAATCCACTCTGACCCTTGTGTCTccattcctgaaagccttgaaGACCAAAGAATTCCAGGAGCAGGTCTGCTGCCcactgctggagcagcccaacATTGTGAGGGACCTTCCTGCTGCTG tgctgagtTACTGCCAGGTGTGGGGCATCCCTGCCGTGCTGTACCAGTGCTACACCGATGTCATCAAGCTGGACACAGTCACCATTGAAGCCTTCAAGCCTCTGCTCTCTTCTGAGCTCCTGAAAAGTTTAGCCAAg gACGCCTCTGAAAGCACAAAGGTCCTGAAGAAGTTCCTGACAGCCAGTGAAAGTCACAATAACATCTACATCTGA